In Synechocystis sp. PCC 6714, the following are encoded in one genomic region:
- a CDS encoding acetate kinase, with protein sequence MKFLILNAGSSSQKSCLYDLPGDHLPETIPEPLWEAFIDWTVLANQGRLTVETAGQKQVIILETGDRQQGIARMLDTLVTGDDAVLKSLAEIDLVGHRVVHGGTDHAEATLITPAVQQAIADLIPLAPAHNPAHLEGIEAISALLGEVPQIAVFDTAFHRTIPAPAAEYAIPQAWTNLGIRRYGFHGTSHKYCAQKTAEILGKPLADLKLITCHIGNGASLTAIKNGVSIDTTMGFTPLEGLMMGARSGSIDPAIVLFLQETQGLTPAEINTTLNKKSGLLGVSGRSADLRAILQAKAQGNAQAQLAYAMYIHRFRRCLGAMVASLEGLDTLVFTAGVGENATTVRADVCQGFEFLGLKLDPELNDRSPRDTVISTPDSPVNVVIIHTEEDWAIAQDCWHWWHRQEIDLKTEENIRK encoded by the coding sequence GTGAAATTTCTGATTCTCAACGCCGGTTCCAGTAGCCAAAAAAGTTGTCTCTATGACCTTCCTGGCGATCACCTACCGGAGACGATACCGGAGCCCTTATGGGAGGCTTTCATTGATTGGACGGTGTTGGCAAATCAGGGGCGGTTAACGGTGGAAACTGCTGGCCAAAAACAAGTGATCATTCTGGAAACTGGCGATCGCCAACAAGGTATAGCCCGAATGTTGGACACCCTGGTAACGGGGGATGATGCAGTGTTGAAAAGTTTGGCAGAGATTGACCTGGTGGGCCATCGAGTGGTCCATGGAGGAACGGATCATGCCGAAGCCACTTTGATTACTCCGGCAGTGCAACAGGCCATTGCAGACTTAATTCCCCTGGCTCCAGCCCATAATCCTGCTCACCTAGAGGGCATTGAAGCAATCAGCGCACTGTTGGGGGAAGTGCCTCAGATTGCTGTGTTTGACACCGCTTTTCACCGCACCATTCCCGCCCCCGCCGCCGAATATGCCATTCCCCAAGCCTGGACTAATTTGGGCATCCGTCGCTACGGATTCCACGGCACTAGCCATAAATATTGCGCCCAAAAAACAGCGGAGATTTTAGGTAAACCCTTGGCGGATTTAAAACTAATTACCTGTCACATCGGCAACGGAGCTTCCCTAACGGCGATTAAAAATGGGGTCAGCATCGATACCACCATGGGATTCACTCCCCTAGAAGGACTGATGATGGGGGCCCGCAGCGGTTCCATTGACCCAGCCATTGTGCTATTTCTGCAAGAAACCCAGGGTTTAACCCCAGCGGAAATCAACACCACCTTAAATAAAAAATCCGGTTTATTGGGAGTTTCCGGGCGATCGGCGGATTTACGCGCCATTTTGCAAGCCAAAGCCCAAGGTAATGCCCAGGCCCAATTAGCCTATGCCATGTATATCCATCGTTTTCGTCGTTGTTTGGGGGCAATGGTCGCTTCCCTCGAAGGTTTGGATACGTTAGTTTTTACCGCTGGGGTGGGGGAAAATGCTACCACTGTGCGGGCGGATGTTTGCCAAGGGTTTGAATTTTTAGGTTTAAAACTTGATCCAGAGTTAAACGACCGATCGCCAAGGGATACTGTCATTTCTACCCCCGACTCCCCGGTGAATGTGGTGATTATCCATACGGAAGAAGATTGGGCGATCGCCCAGGACTGTTGGCACTGGTGGCACCGGCAGGAAATAGATCTCAAAACCGAGGAAAATATTAGAAAATAA
- a CDS encoding dienelactone hydrolase family protein, whose translation MTVDIKTTLVTIPNQDLQIAGYLAEPVAVGQYPVVIVLQEIFGVNSHIRDVTERIAKEGYVAIAPAIYQRQAPGFETGYTPESIEAGKKLKDQTNSAEIFSDLEATIAYGLSLPSAKPGGVGLIGFCFGGWIVYLGASLPTVKATASFYGAGIPHWAPGSAEPPIAYTDKIQGTLYAFFGLEDASIPMADTEQIEQALTKYQVNHKIFRYPGADHGFFCDQRASYNAEAAADAWQKVKQLFQTALP comes from the coding sequence ATGACTGTTGATATCAAGACCACCCTGGTCACCATCCCTAACCAAGATTTACAAATTGCGGGCTATTTGGCCGAGCCAGTGGCCGTGGGTCAATATCCTGTAGTGATTGTGCTTCAAGAAATTTTCGGGGTTAATAGCCATATCCGGGACGTGACAGAACGCATTGCTAAAGAAGGTTACGTGGCGATCGCCCCGGCCATTTACCAACGCCAAGCTCCAGGCTTTGAAACTGGTTACACCCCAGAGAGCATTGAAGCGGGCAAAAAACTCAAAGATCAAACCAATAGCGCAGAAATTTTCAGTGACCTGGAAGCCACCATTGCCTATGGGTTGAGTTTACCCAGTGCTAAACCCGGCGGAGTCGGATTAATTGGCTTTTGTTTTGGCGGCTGGATCGTCTATTTAGGGGCTAGTTTACCCACAGTCAAAGCCACAGCATCCTTTTATGGTGCGGGCATTCCCCATTGGGCCCCAGGGTCAGCGGAACCGCCCATTGCCTATACCGATAAAATCCAGGGTACTTTATACGCCTTCTTTGGTTTGGAAGATGCCAGCATTCCCATGGCGGATACGGAGCAGATCGAACAAGCTCTGACTAAGTATCAGGTGAACCATAAAATCTTCCGTTACCCCGGTGCGGACCATGGCTTTTTCTGTGACCAAAGGGCCAGCTATAACGCGGAAGCGGCCGCCGATGCTTGGCAAAAGGTGAAACAACTCTTTCAAACTGCATTGCCGTGA
- a CDS encoding HNH endonuclease signature motif containing protein, with translation MEKNDFRELYYQYRMAKSRVMAGLANLDDRVARINQYYSPRHQFNLWRSSQDGKTWKREQHKKQKYRCANPNCDFVHQEPEYFEVDHIKPIKTHPHLAVDEKNLQLLCPPCNRRKGPSDKEI, from the coding sequence ATGGAAAAAAATGATTTTCGGGAATTATACTATCAATACAGAATGGCTAAATCTAGAGTCATGGCTGGTTTAGCAAATCTTGACGACAGGGTGGCACGTATTAATCAATACTATTCTCCACGCCATCAGTTCAATTTATGGAGAAGTTCCCAAGACGGTAAAACTTGGAAGAGAGAACAACACAAAAAGCAAAAATATCGGTGTGCCAATCCTAATTGTGATTTTGTCCACCAAGAACCAGAATATTTTGAAGTAGATCATATTAAACCAATTAAAACCCATCCCCATTTAGCAGTGGATGAGAAGAATTTACAATTACTTTGTCCCCCCTGCAATAGACGCAAAGGTCCATCGGACAAGGAAATTTAA
- the modB gene encoding molybdate ABC transporter permease subunit — protein MVTDLTPLWISLKTASLATMVTFLLGIAAAHWMLGDRSPWKSVIDSIFIAPLILPPTVVGFLLLLLLGKNSPLGKIMAQFDVTIVFTWYAAVITATVVSFPLMYKTALGAFEQVDPHLLQVAQTLGASKKYIFWRVLLPLSMPGLLAGTTLAFARSLGEFGATLMLAGNIPGQTQTIPMAIYFAVEAGAMDQAWLWVGIILVISLSAIMAVNVVQGQHGSKTRSQLPQGNPSAGYLTIAPQSTGWKSHPLPWSDADKAEPAIQVNIQKQLGQFNLDVTFMAQGETVGLLGASGSGKSMTLRCIAGLETPTQGKIILNGRTLFDSDQGINVPSRERKVGLVSQNYALFPHLTVAENIAFALGHLPPQRRSPRVQEQLRLVQMEAMGDRYPHQLSGGQQQRVALARALASEPNILLLDEPFSALDTHLRHELEKQLLKILSGYQGFTLFVSHNLEETYRLCQQLLVLSQGQVVAAGNKQAIFDRPGTLSIAQLTGCKNYSPIQVIDRHTVRALEWNCTLQTTEPVYPQQTHIGIRAHQIKFLNSSAQHPSPTNVFPGWVAWTSETPHRMTVYLKLGTPAIDADDYHVQAEVFKEKWEILRHCPQPWLVHLDPRRLMLLTSD, from the coding sequence ATGGTCACCGACCTAACTCCCCTTTGGATTTCCCTCAAAACTGCAAGCTTGGCCACCATGGTCACCTTCCTGCTTGGCATTGCGGCGGCCCATTGGATGTTAGGCGATCGGAGTCCGTGGAAATCGGTAATAGATAGCATTTTCATCGCCCCTTTAATTCTTCCCCCCACCGTAGTTGGCTTTTTGCTGTTGTTATTGTTGGGTAAAAATTCCCCGCTGGGAAAAATTATGGCCCAGTTCGATGTCACCATCGTCTTCACCTGGTACGCCGCTGTAATTACCGCCACTGTTGTTTCCTTTCCCTTGATGTACAAAACCGCATTGGGGGCATTTGAGCAGGTGGACCCCCATCTTCTACAGGTGGCCCAAACCCTAGGAGCTTCTAAAAAATACATTTTTTGGCGGGTTTTACTGCCCCTTTCCATGCCCGGCCTTTTAGCGGGTACAACCCTAGCCTTTGCGCGTTCCCTGGGGGAATTTGGCGCTACTTTGATGCTGGCGGGCAATATTCCCGGACAAACCCAAACCATCCCCATGGCCATCTACTTTGCCGTGGAAGCGGGGGCTATGGATCAGGCCTGGCTATGGGTTGGCATTATTTTAGTCATTTCCCTGTCTGCCATCATGGCTGTCAATGTGGTCCAGGGCCAGCACGGGAGCAAAACCCGGAGTCAACTGCCCCAAGGAAATCCATCGGCGGGGTATTTAACGATCGCCCCCCAAAGCACTGGATGGAAAAGTCATCCCCTTCCCTGGTCAGATGCAGACAAAGCCGAGCCGGCTATTCAGGTAAATATTCAGAAACAGTTAGGACAATTCAATTTAGATGTAACGTTCATGGCCCAAGGGGAAACGGTGGGATTGTTGGGGGCATCGGGTTCCGGGAAAAGTATGACGCTCCGTTGTATTGCTGGCTTGGAAACCCCCACCCAGGGCAAGATTATCCTCAACGGCCGCACCTTATTTGACTCTGACCAGGGTATTAATGTACCCAGTCGTGAGCGTAAAGTCGGCCTAGTATCACAAAACTATGCCTTATTCCCCCATCTCACAGTGGCCGAGAATATTGCCTTTGCCCTGGGACACCTGCCTCCCCAACGGCGATCACCCCGGGTCCAGGAACAACTGAGGTTAGTGCAAATGGAGGCCATGGGCGATCGTTATCCCCATCAACTATCCGGTGGCCAACAACAGCGGGTCGCTTTGGCCCGGGCCTTAGCTTCTGAACCAAATATTTTGTTACTAGATGAGCCCTTTTCTGCCCTAGATACCCATCTGCGCCATGAATTAGAAAAACAATTGCTCAAAATCCTCTCCGGTTATCAAGGATTCACCCTGTTCGTTAGCCATAATTTGGAAGAAACCTATCGACTCTGCCAGCAATTACTGGTACTCAGCCAAGGGCAAGTGGTGGCAGCGGGCAACAAACAAGCCATTTTCGATCGCCCTGGTACCCTAAGCATTGCCCAACTAACGGGTTGCAAAAATTATTCTCCCATTCAAGTCATCGATCGCCATACAGTCCGGGCCCTAGAATGGAATTGCACTCTTCAAACAACGGAACCCGTTTATCCCCAGCAAACCCACATTGGTATTCGGGCCCATCAAATTAAGTTCTTGAATTCTTCTGCTCAACACCCATCCCCCACTAACGTCTTTCCCGGTTGGGTGGCCTGGACCAGTGAAACTCCCCATCGCATGACGGTCTATTTGAAGTTGGGGACTCCCGCCATTGATGCCGACGACTACCATGTGCAGGCGGAGGTCTTCAAAGAAAAATGGGAAATCCTGCGTCATTGTCCCCAGCCTTGGTTGGTACATCTAGATCCCCGGCGGTTGATGCTTTTAACCTCGGATTGA
- the modA gene encoding molybdate ABC transporter substrate-binding protein codes for MEALDPTFASAHPTIEVNYNFAASGTLQRQIEQGATVDLFISAAPKHMDALQGKNLILKDTRRNLLSNSLVLVVPQDSTLKIREFRQLTDPAVKRISLGEPRSVPAGQYGVEVFTNLGILPQLKPKFVYGNSVRNVLSTVESGNADAGIVYATDAQISAQVTTVTTAPADLHTPIVYPIAVMAASVHPEAAQIYSKFLTSKAAQNVFSQYGFSPSE; via the coding sequence ATGGAAGCCTTAGATCCCACTTTTGCATCAGCCCACCCCACCATTGAGGTGAACTATAACTTTGCCGCTTCTGGCACACTGCAACGGCAAATTGAGCAGGGGGCCACCGTTGACCTGTTTATTTCCGCCGCCCCTAAACATATGGATGCTTTGCAGGGCAAAAATTTAATCCTCAAGGATACCCGTCGTAATTTACTCAGCAATAGCCTGGTGTTGGTTGTGCCCCAGGACTCCACCTTAAAAATCAGAGAATTTCGGCAACTAACCGATCCTGCCGTTAAGCGCATTTCCCTGGGAGAACCCCGCAGTGTTCCCGCCGGACAGTATGGGGTGGAAGTGTTCACCAATCTAGGTATTTTGCCCCAGTTAAAGCCCAAATTTGTCTATGGCAACTCAGTGAGGAATGTTTTAAGCACCGTTGAGAGTGGCAATGCCGATGCTGGGATTGTTTACGCCACCGATGCCCAAATTTCTGCTCAGGTAACCACGGTGACCACGGCCCCGGCTGATTTACACACTCCCATCGTTTATCCGATCGCCGTCATGGCTGCCAGCGTCCACCCAGAAGCGGCCCAGATCTATAGCAAATTTCTTACTAGTAAGGCGGCCCAGAACGTTTTTAGTCAATATGGTTTTAGTCCAAGCGAATAA
- a CDS encoding O-antigen ligase family protein, which yields MAADAPSPVVSSPSPAAPVSNPGRLLGLLTALLYALFTLLPNGNSLMVGWPWVFIWQTWLGLIVLWYLWQMGQNKRLVPLGMGADWLGLGAAITVIINVLAADFPQQSRWYGWIFLAFLAGLYGLRSWLKVQPKPLVTINKVLTFQGYLGFTFIIISLLLWLTQTLIPFWQTAAIAREMGVSKTFSFGVLELQNWAPIGHQNYVAGYLVLILPLLSVLTWLNEGKKRWFWATGLLLGLIDFYTTSSRGGLLGLATLLFLAIIGIALLRQLPWPWCLGLGGVAIAMVGFFIGTNDRLLSSFTGIMEGQGSGQFAYRLINFEIGWRMGSAHPWTGIGLGNVPLQYQLYRPAWAGRESEFIYQLHSTPAQLFAELGIWGILIPSLLTTGLIWQLICSLKISKTVGDIQVKSVDKDNQLRKILIWTLTSALLAYGVTSLTDYQLDNICISGVIVIYLACLLQLWPPQQEIPKPHRFARPLFFAGIALLLAIAIWLFPILRAWQLSETAFRALAAKNIPAFTDYLSQAENLAPWEAYYPTQLGWNLGNIALTTADPQQRQELVTKAIAAFERSGEVSPHQEFTHNNLGWLALGQNPSQASQAFATASQLVPAKRGVFFGLGLSLLVQQKLDLAITAFSLECLRDPLFITNPLWRGPNFARLYPPLIEKIQSTLHQLRQENQADADFQTLLRKIQGGIYWWLGQFPQAEGELTQVGDRQSQALLALSKNPERIEEYFPLLSEPAAKVVQAWQNPAQAQELINQAWFQVSETPMPEPLLQQTLGSLREAPDFYTWLRDYAPILQYRRQRLGFGVNLRHIDGPNPSDFYQVTENLPLVTWFPFMFPSPILAPALDNNLQPLRQELWQAIAKV from the coding sequence ATGGCCGCCGATGCTCCTTCCCCTGTTGTTAGTTCTCCTTCCCCAGCGGCCCCCGTTAGTAATCCAGGACGATTGCTAGGGTTACTGACCGCCCTACTGTATGCCTTGTTTACCCTGTTGCCCAACGGCAATAGCTTGATGGTGGGTTGGCCATGGGTATTTATTTGGCAGACTTGGCTGGGGTTGATAGTTCTCTGGTACCTGTGGCAAATGGGGCAAAACAAACGTCTAGTTCCCCTGGGCATGGGGGCTGATTGGTTAGGATTGGGGGCGGCGATCACCGTAATTATCAATGTTTTGGCGGCGGATTTTCCCCAACAGTCCCGTTGGTATGGCTGGATATTTTTGGCTTTTCTGGCCGGTTTATATGGCCTAAGAAGCTGGCTAAAAGTTCAACCCAAACCCCTGGTAACCATTAACAAAGTATTGACTTTTCAAGGCTATTTAGGCTTTACCTTTATCATTATTAGCCTCTTGCTGTGGTTGACCCAAACCCTAATTCCTTTCTGGCAAACGGCGGCGATCGCCAGGGAAATGGGCGTTAGCAAAACCTTTAGCTTTGGGGTGTTGGAATTGCAGAATTGGGCTCCCATTGGTCACCAAAATTATGTGGCGGGCTATTTGGTCTTAATTTTGCCTTTGTTGAGTGTTTTAACCTGGTTGAATGAAGGCAAAAAACGTTGGTTTTGGGCCACTGGTTTATTACTGGGCTTAATTGATTTTTACACCACCAGTTCCCGGGGAGGATTGTTGGGTCTAGCCACTTTATTATTCCTTGCTATTATCGGCATTGCTCTGCTCCGTCAATTACCCTGGCCATGGTGTTTGGGCCTAGGCGGTGTGGCGATCGCCATGGTGGGATTTTTCATTGGCACCAATGACCGTTTGCTCAGCAGTTTTACTGGCATTATGGAGGGGCAAGGGTCGGGGCAGTTTGCCTATCGTTTAATCAATTTTGAGATTGGTTGGCGCATGGGTTCAGCCCATCCTTGGACTGGCATTGGTTTGGGGAATGTACCTCTGCAATACCAACTTTATCGGCCAGCATGGGCGGGACGGGAATCGGAATTTATTTACCAATTGCACTCCACCCCAGCCCAACTATTTGCGGAATTGGGAATTTGGGGCATCTTAATTCCTTCACTGTTAACCACTGGTTTAATTTGGCAATTGATTTGTAGTTTAAAAATAAGCAAAACCGTTGGGGATATCCAAGTTAAAAGTGTCGATAAGGATAATCAGTTAAGAAAAATTCTAATTTGGACCCTCACCAGTGCCCTATTAGCCTACGGAGTAACCAGTTTAACGGACTATCAACTAGATAATATTTGCATCAGCGGCGTTATTGTTATTTATCTCGCCTGTTTACTGCAACTTTGGCCGCCTCAACAGGAAATTCCCAAACCCCATCGTTTTGCCCGGCCATTGTTCTTTGCTGGCATTGCTTTACTGTTGGCGATCGCCATTTGGTTATTTCCCATTTTGCGGGCTTGGCAATTATCGGAAACAGCCTTCCGAGCTTTAGCCGCAAAGAACATACCGGCTTTCACCGATTACCTTTCCCAAGCGGAAAATCTGGCCCCCTGGGAAGCCTATTACCCCACCCAGTTGGGCTGGAATTTGGGCAATATTGCTTTGACCACGGCAGATCCCCAACAACGCCAGGAATTGGTCACTAAGGCGATCGCCGCCTTTGAACGGAGTGGGGAAGTTTCTCCCCACCAGGAATTTACCCATAACAATTTGGGCTGGTTGGCACTGGGGCAAAATCCCAGCCAAGCAAGTCAAGCCTTTGCCACCGCAAGTCAGCTGGTGCCGGCTAAACGGGGCGTATTTTTTGGCTTAGGGCTGAGCCTGTTGGTGCAACAAAAGTTGGACTTAGCCATCACGGCCTTTAGTTTGGAGTGTTTGCGGGACCCCCTCTTTATCACGAATCCCCTTTGGCGAGGTCCCAATTTTGCTCGACTCTACCCTCCGTTAATTGAAAAAATACAGTCAACCCTGCACCAACTACGGCAGGAAAACCAAGCTGATGCTGATTTTCAAACCCTACTGCGAAAAATTCAGGGAGGAATTTATTGGTGGTTAGGACAATTTCCCCAGGCGGAGGGGGAGTTAACCCAAGTTGGCGATCGCCAGAGTCAGGCTTTACTGGCATTGAGCAAAAATCCAGAGCGCATTGAAGAATATTTTCCCCTGTTGTCCGAGCCGGCGGCCAAAGTGGTACAGGCTTGGCAAAATCCAGCCCAAGCCCAGGAATTGATTAATCAAGCTTGGTTCCAGGTCAGTGAAACGCCCATGCCGGAACCGTTACTGCAACAAACCCTAGGTTCCCTGCGGGAAGCACCGGACTTTTACACTTGGCTCAGGGATTACGCTCCCATACTCCAGTACCGTCGCCAAAGATTAGGCTTTGGGGTTAATCTGCGCCACATTGACGGCCCCAACCCCAGCGACTTTTACCAAGTGACGGAGAATCTCCCCCTCGTAACCTGGTTTCCGTTTATGTTTCCCTCCCCCATCCTCGCCCCAGCCTTGGACAATAACCTCCAGCCTTTGCGACAAGAACTCTGGCAGGCGATCGCCAAAGTTTAA
- a CDS encoding diguanylate cyclase domain-containing protein: MFTTNSFADFDSAAQAALTYLHQRMGLSLWMITRTEMDDWIVLQAKDNGYGVKQGDVFHWADSFCSRMVRGEGPNIAPQSNLIEAYRDAPIGQQVDIGAYVGVPITYGNGSLFGTLCAIDPEVQPDSLVDELPLVELIAQLLSTILDFFLKAEITSRREEYQQLLREQDGTTGFYSRSGWEKLLGSEEIRCQKFGFPVSVIIVNVEAAKPQAKEPINDLIVQRSAKIIKTICRQDDFCARIGEREFAILCIECHISQADFIRERLALGFEQGKITVDIGIGERSPQTGLLDAVQTAISEAQEKKKLRVKMEVEHF, encoded by the coding sequence ATGTTCACCACCAACTCCTTTGCTGATTTTGATAGTGCGGCCCAGGCGGCATTGACCTATCTCCACCAACGGATGGGATTGTCCCTGTGGATGATTACCCGTACAGAAATGGACGATTGGATCGTGCTCCAGGCTAAGGATAATGGCTACGGAGTCAAACAGGGGGATGTGTTCCATTGGGCCGATTCGTTTTGCTCCCGCATGGTGAGGGGAGAAGGGCCCAACATTGCCCCCCAATCAAATTTGATCGAGGCCTATCGCGATGCCCCCATTGGTCAACAGGTGGACATTGGCGCCTATGTGGGGGTGCCCATTACCTATGGCAACGGTTCCCTGTTTGGTACCCTCTGTGCCATTGATCCCGAAGTTCAGCCCGACAGCCTGGTGGACGAGTTGCCTTTGGTGGAGCTCATCGCCCAATTGCTGAGTACCATCCTAGATTTTTTCCTCAAAGCAGAAATAACTTCCCGACGGGAAGAGTATCAACAACTTCTGAGGGAACAGGATGGAACCACTGGGTTTTATAGCCGCTCCGGTTGGGAAAAGTTGTTGGGCAGCGAGGAGATTCGTTGCCAGAAATTTGGCTTCCCAGTGAGTGTAATTATCGTTAATGTGGAAGCGGCGAAGCCCCAGGCAAAAGAGCCCATTAATGACTTGATTGTGCAACGGTCTGCCAAAATTATCAAAACCATTTGTCGCCAAGACGACTTCTGTGCCCGCATTGGGGAAAGGGAATTTGCCATCCTTTGCATTGAGTGCCATATCAGCCAGGCGGATTTTATTCGGGAAAGGTTAGCCTTAGGCTTTGAGCAAGGCAAGATTACGGTGGACATAGGCATTGGGGAGCGCTCCCCCCAAACAGGACTCCTCGATGCGGTGCAGACGGCGATATCCGAAGCCCAAGAAAAGAAAAAATTAAGGGTTAAGATGGAGGTTGAACACTTTTGA